From the genome of Hymenobacter cellulosilyticus, one region includes:
- the porX gene encoding T9SS response regulator signal transducer PorX → MQRYSILWADDEIDLLKPHILFLTEKGYDVTGVNSGADAIEQVQEQNFDIVFLDENMPGLTGLETLTEIKAAKPTLPVIMITKSEEEHIMEDAIGSKIADYLIKPVNPNQILLSVKKVLDNKRLISEKTNSSYQRDFRQLGMQLGDRLSPSEWADVYKKLVYWELEIDETEGKSMAEVFNMQKDEANNYFSKFIMDNYEEWVNNEADDAPMMSHELFQKRVFPLLKETGDTPVYFVLIDNLRYDQWKILEPIIAEMFTVDQEEMYYSILPTTTAYARNAIFSGMMPGEIQKKYPNLWVNDDDDEGKNLNEAEFMEIMFQKANQKHKFSYNKVTNLQAGKDLLGKMSNLHNNYKCNVIVYNFVDMLSHARTDMAMIRELAADESAYRSITRSWFLHSPLYEMLQQIAEKKGKLIITTDHGTIRVKRPFKIVGDRNTNTNLRYKHGKNLGFTDKDVYVVRKPERIFLPRENVSTAYVFTLGDYFFAYPNNYNYYVNYYKDTFQHGGISLEEVIIPFITLTSKA, encoded by the coding sequence CGGTGTCAATTCCGGTGCCGACGCCATTGAGCAGGTGCAGGAGCAGAATTTCGATATCGTGTTCCTGGACGAGAACATGCCCGGCCTGACCGGTCTGGAAACCCTGACGGAAATCAAAGCGGCCAAGCCCACGCTGCCCGTCATCATGATTACCAAGAGCGAGGAAGAGCACATCATGGAGGACGCCATCGGCTCCAAGATTGCCGATTACCTCATCAAGCCCGTCAATCCGAACCAGATTCTGCTGTCGGTAAAGAAGGTGCTGGACAACAAGCGCCTGATTTCGGAGAAAACCAACAGCAGCTACCAGCGCGACTTCCGCCAGCTGGGCATGCAGCTCGGCGACCGGCTCTCGCCCTCGGAGTGGGCCGACGTGTATAAGAAACTGGTGTACTGGGAGCTCGAAATTGATGAAACCGAGGGCAAGAGCATGGCCGAGGTCTTTAACATGCAGAAGGACGAGGCCAACAACTACTTCTCCAAGTTCATCATGGACAACTACGAGGAGTGGGTCAACAACGAGGCCGACGACGCGCCCATGATGTCGCACGAGCTGTTCCAGAAGCGGGTATTTCCGCTCTTGAAGGAAACCGGCGACACGCCCGTCTACTTCGTGCTCATCGACAACCTGCGCTACGACCAGTGGAAGATTCTCGAGCCCATCATTGCCGAAATGTTCACCGTGGACCAGGAGGAAATGTACTACTCCATTCTGCCCACCACCACGGCCTACGCCCGCAATGCCATTTTCTCGGGCATGATGCCCGGCGAGATTCAGAAGAAGTACCCCAACCTGTGGGTGAATGATGACGACGACGAGGGTAAGAACCTGAACGAGGCCGAATTCATGGAAATCATGTTCCAGAAGGCCAACCAGAAGCACAAGTTCAGCTACAACAAAGTCACTAACCTGCAGGCCGGCAAAGACCTGCTGGGCAAGATGAGCAACCTGCACAACAATTATAAGTGCAACGTCATCGTCTACAACTTCGTGGACATGCTCAGCCACGCCCGCACCGATATGGCCATGATTCGGGAGCTGGCCGCCGACGAGTCGGCGTACCGCAGCATCACCCGCTCCTGGTTCCTGCACTCGCCCCTGTATGAGATGCTGCAGCAGATTGCCGAGAAAAAGGGCAAGCTCATCATCACCACCGACCACGGCACGATTCGGGTGAAGCGGCCCTTCAAGATTGTGGGCGACCGGAACACGAACACCAACCTCCGTTACAAGCACGGCAAAAACCTGGGCTTTACCGACAAGGACGTGTACGTGGTGCGCAAGCCGGAGCGGATTTTCCTGCCCCGCGAAAACGTGAGCACCGCCTACGTCTTTACCCTGGGCGACTATTTCTTTGCCTACCCCAACAACTACAACTACTACGTGAACTACTACAAGGACACGTTCCAGCACGGCGGCATCTCCCTGGAGGAGGTGATCATCCCGTTCATTACCCTCACCTCCAAGGCGTAG